The DNA region GAAAGCCCATACTGTGGCACATAATGAAGATCTACTCCCACTATGGCTTCGACGATTTTGTCGTATGCCTGGGCTACAAAGGACAGGTCATAAAGGAATTCTTCGCCAACTACTACCTCCACATGTCCGACGTCACCTTCGATTTTCGTGACTCCAACCGGCTCACGGTACACTCCAACGCCGCCGAGCCGTGGAAGGTAACCTTGGTGGACACGGGACTGAACACCATGACAGGAGGCAGGGTCAAAAGGGTGGCCCCCTACCTGGAGGAGGGGACCTTTATGCTCACCTACGGCGACGGAGTGAGCGACGTGCCAATAGACAGGCTGTTGGAGTTTCACCGCTCCCACGGAAAAACCGTTACCGTAACGGCGATTCAGCCAGCCGGTCGGTTCGGCGCTCTGGACATGGACGAAAAAGGCTCGGTCAGCGGTTTCCAGGAAAAGCCCAAAGGTGACGGAAGCTGGATAAACGGCGGATTCTTCGTCCTTGAACGGAGCTTCCTGGATCGACTGGGAGACGACGACACGGTCCTCGAGAGGGCTCCTCTCGAGGGAGTGGCAAAAGACGGCCAGCTAATGGCCTACAGACATAGAGGCTTTTGGCAGCCTATGGACACCTTGAGGGACAAGATAAAGCTCGACGAAGCCTGGGAGACTGGACAGGCACCGTGGAAGATATGGTGACGGATCTTGAATAAAATAGATAAATCCTTCTGGAACGGACGATCTGTGTTCGTGACGGGGCACACCGGGTTTAAAGGAGGATGGTTATCGCTCTGGCTGTCTTCTCTGGGAGCTCGGGTTCACGGCTATGCTCTGGATCCTCCTACGTCGCCCTCCTTTTTCGATGCCTTGAAGTTGGACGACATGATCGACTCCACCATAGGAGACGTAAGGAACCTAGATCTCATGATAGCCGAGATGAAAAGGACTAGTCCCGAAATAGTCTTCCATATGGCTGCTCAACCGCTTGTCAGGGAATCCTACAAAAACCCTATAGAGACCTACGATGTAAACGTAATGGGAACTGCCAAGGTCCTGGAAGCGGTTCGCAAAACCCCATCGGTACGGGCCGTAGTGGTAATAACCACCGACAAATGCTACGAAAACGGCGAACGTATATGGGGATACAGGGAAGACGAACCGCTGGGAGGATACGACCCCTACTCGAGCAGCAAAGCCTGCTCCGAAATAGTAGCCTCGGCCTATCGTCGCTCCTACTTCAACCCTGACGATTATGACAGGCACCGGGTCGCCCTGGCAACGGCTAGGGCCGGAAACGTCTTGGGCGGAGGCGACTGGGCCAAGGACAGGCTGGTTCCCGACTGTTTTAGATCCATCCTTGCCGGTGAGCCGGTGATTATCCGAAGTCCCTATGCGGTTCGTCCGTGGCAGCACGTTCTGGAACCTCTGTCGGGCTACCTTTGTCTTGGAAAACTGCTCTATCAGGCTGGACCGGAATACGGAGAGAGCTGGAACTTCGGTCCTCTGGACAGAGACGAACAGACGGTCGAAAAAGTGGTCGGCAAACTCTGCGAACTATGGGGCGATCGGGCCGGATACGAGATAGGGGAGGATCCGGAAAGACTCCACGAAGCCTCCATGCTTAGGCTGGACTGTTCCAAAAGCCGGTTCAGACTCGACTGGCTTCCCGAATGGTCCCTCGAACAGGCGCTGCTTGCGTCGGTGGAATGGACCAAGGCTTGGAGTAACGGTGCCTCGAGCGACGAGATGACGACGATCTCCGTCGATCAGATAGACAAATATTCCAATGGAGAGAGCTAGCCTTATGACTGAAAAAGAAGCCCTAAGAAAAGAGATCTTGGAACTGGTCGGTCGTTACTGTGATATGGAAGACGACGCCCGGTCTTATAGAACCGGAGATAGAATTCCATACGGAGGAAGAGTCTACGACTCTCGGGAGGTAACCGCTTTGGTAAATGCCTCCTTGGACTTCTGGCTTACGGCGGGACCGGAAGCCTCGGGATTCGAGAGCGAATTCGCCGACTTCCTGAACATCCGTCATTGCTCTTTGGTCAACTCGGGTTCCTCCGCCAACCTCCTTGCCTTCATGGCCTTGACGTCGCCTCTTCTGGGAGACAGAAAGATCTCCAGAGGAGACGAAGTCATAACCGTGGCTGCCGGTTTCCCCACCACAGTTGCCCCTGTCGTCCAGTACGGCGCCGTGCCGGTATTTGTGGACGTCTCGTTGCCTACGGCGGATGTAGACGTCCACATGTTGGAAGATGCTTTGTCCGAAAAGACCAAGGCTGTGATGATAGCCCATACCCTGGGAAACCCCTTTGACCTGGCCTCGGTCAAGGACTTTTGCGATTCCCACAATCTGTGGCTGGTGGAGGACAACTGCGACGCTCTAGGCTCCAAATATCTCATGGACGGAAAATGGCGCTACACCGGAACCATAGGACACCTGGGCACCTCCAGTTTCTATCCTCCACACCACATGACCATGGGAGAAGGGGGAGCGGTGTACACAGACGATCCCTTGCTTCATCGTATAGTTCGGTCCATGAGGGACTGGGGGAGAGACTGTACCTGTCCTTCTGGAGTGGATAACTCCTGCGGCCATAGATTTACCGGTCGTTATGGAGAATTACCCGAGGGATACGACCATAAATATGTATACTCCCACCTGGGTTACAACCTTAAAGCGACGGACCTGCAAGCTGCGATAGGGCGGATCCAGATAGAAAAACTGTCTGATTTCGTTGAAGCCAGAAAGAAAAATTGGGCCTATCTCAGAAAACGGATGGACAGGTACAGTGATCGTCTTATCTTGCCCGAGGCCACGGAGAACAGCGATCCCAGTTGGTTTGGCTTTCTCTTGACCGTCCGAGACGGAGCCGGTTTTTCCAGAGACGAAGCTGTAAGACATCTCGAATCCAGAGGGATCCAGACCAGGATGCTCTTTGCGGGGAACCTCATAAAACATCCCTGTTTCGACGATATGAGGAAACAGGGGATCGGATACAGGCAGATAGGACCTCTCGCTACCACCGACAGGATAATGACCGACAGTTTCTGGATCGGGGTATATCCTGGATTGGACGAGAGAAGATTGAACGCAATGGCAGAGGCAATTGAAGAGCTCTGCGAGAGGTGATCTCCTCCGTTCATGGCTTGACCCCCTGGCGGATCTCGCCATGGACCTGGCGGACGATCTGAAGGGCAGCCGGATTCTCTTGACCGGTGGAACCGGCTTCGTAGGCACATGGATAACCTCGCTGCTTATGGCGATGAAAGACCGTGGTGCTGCCTTCGATCTCGCCATATTGTCCAGAAAACCGAACGTTTTAAGAGCCCGACTCGGAGCTTTCTTCGACCTCTCCTCTCTGGAGCTGATACCCTCGGATCTTACTGCGCCTCCTTTGGAGCTTCCTCGCTTCGACATGGCTATCCATGCCGCTGGCGAGATATCTCCCGGGGTGACCTGGCCGATGGTTGAGAAAAGCCTTGTCTCCGCCACCGGATCGGTCGCCGATGAACTGGGAAAGAACGGCTGTCGCCGCTTCCTCTTCATAAGTTCAGGAGCCGTCTACGGTGATAGTGGAAATCCCGGCGGAGTGGCGGAAAACTGTTGCCTCGCTCCCGATCCCTGCGGTGGAGATATCTACGGAAACGCCAAGAGATGGGCCGAGACCCTGTCTCTCATGTACGGTAGAAAATGGGGAATGGAGGTTACCATAGCCCGATGCTTTGCATTTTCCGGTTTCTTTTTGCCTCTGAACGGTCGTTTTGCCCTAGGAAACTTCATTTCCGACGGTATAAAGAAAGATCCCGTCGTCGTCCGTGGTACAGGAACTCCATTAAGATCCTATCTGGACGGCAGCGATATGGCCCTTTGGCTCTTGACCCTATTGGTTCGTGGAAAAGACGGAAGACCCTACAACGTTGGTTCTCCATATCCGATCTCCATAGGAGATACCGCCGCCATGGTTGCCGATATGAGTGGAACCAGGGTCGAGATCCTGAACGGACAGGACGGCAGAGGGGATTATTACCCTGCGACCGACAGAATAGAGGAAGATCTCGGTTTGAATCCTACCGTGGATTTGGTGGAATCCATAGAAAGAACGATAGTCTGGAACGGAGGGGACGTTCTATGAAGGCGAGCGACTGGATAGCTCGATATCTGGCGGATATCGGAGTGGATACGGTGTTCGAGATGATAGGCGGCATGACCACCCATATGCTCGACTCCATATACCGAGAGGGAAGAAGCCGTATAGTGACGGTACATCACGAACAGGCCGGTGCCATAGCTGCCTGCGGCTGGGCCCAGGTGAAAGGGCTTCCCGGCGTCGCTCTGGCTACCAGCGGTCCAGGAGCGGTCAATCTGTTGACTGGAATAGGGACTTGCTACTTCGATTCGATCCCGGCGGTATTTCTTACCGGTCAGGTGAACAGAAACGAGCTCAGCACAGGGTTTTCGATGAGACAGCTCGGCTTTCAGGAAACCGACGTCGTCTCCATGGCTAAGGCCGTAACAAAAGGGGCGGTCCAGGTTACCGATCCAGAGGACACCCCGAAGATAATGGACTGGGCCTTTAAGACCGCTATGGAGGGCCGCCCCGGACCGGTGCTCATAGACATACCTATGGACGTCCAAAGAGGGGAGATAACCGAACCTTACGATGCCCCCGAGCTAACGAAAGATCCCGATAAAGGGTCGATCTGCGGAGCGGACCGTTTCCTAGATAGGGTGAGAAACTCCCTGTGCAAGGCCAACCGTCCTCTCATACTGGTGGGGAGCGGTGTCGTTCGTTCCGGTATCTCCGAGGAGGTCTCGTCTCTCGTTCGAAAGCTGAAAGTTCCATCGGTCTTTTCCCTTATGGGGAAAGGAACCCTAAAGGATTGCGGAGAGCTTTCGGTGGGAATGATAGGAACCTACGGAAACAGATGGGCCAACTATGCCCTGGCTAGATGCGATCTGCTTCTCGTCCTGGGCAGCCGTTTGGACATTCGCCAAACCGGCGTGGACACCGAGGGCTTTACCAGGCAAAAAGAGGTCTTTCAGGTGGATATCGATCCTTCCGAGATAGAGGGTCGAATAACCGCCACAGAATCCCTGGTGGCCGATCTTCGTTCCCTGGTCCCTCTCATGGCGGACAAGATAATGCCAGCCCCCTCTTTCGACGATTGGCGAAGCGAGATATCCGAGAGAAGACGACTTTGGGACGATACGGAAGAGCTGGGGCGGATCGAAGGGATAAACCCCAACGGTTTTATGCGTATGTTGGGCTTGAGAAGCCCCGATGCGTCTGCCTTCGTGACCGATATAGGGGCCAATCAGATGTGGGCCGCCCAGTCCTTGGACACAGACGGAAGACCTTTCATCAGCTCCGGTGGGATGGGTGCGATGGGATACGCTCTACCTGCCGCCATGGGTGCCTCCATCGGATTCGGGCAGACGCCCGTGGTCGTTGTGGTCGGAGACGGGGGCATGCAATGCAACATACAGGAGCTACAGACCATAGTCAGGAACAAGCTTCCCCTGAAAATAGTGGTTATGGACAACGGGTCGCTTGGGATGGTGCGACAGTTTCAGGAAGCCTATCTGGGTGGACGCTATCCCGGTACGGTCTGGGGATACGACGCTCCCGACTTCTGCCGGGTCGCGGAGGCCTATGGGATAGAGGCGAGGAGAGTCGAAGATCCCGCTTTCGTGGAGGATGCTCTGGCGTGGCTGTGGAGGGATCCCGAAAAGCCCTCTCTGTTGTCTGTGAGAATCTTGCCAGGCGTAGGGGTCGCCCCGAAGATGGCTTTCGGAAAGGGATTGGACGAAATGGAGCCTGAAAGATGAGTTCTAAAATCGGAGTGTGTATTTTATCCTACAACAGGCCTGAGTATCTGCGAAAGGCGATCGAGTCGGTATTGAACCAGTCTCTTCGTCCTTCCTGGATAGAGATCATGGACAACGGGAGCGATCCATCCGTAAGGGAGTCTGTTAGAGGGTGGATCGAGGATGGATCGATCCTATGGAAAGGTGAGTCCGTAAACAAAGGTGTCCATTGGAACTTCCAAAAGGCTCTGACAAGAGGAGATTCCATGGACTATCTTTATATAATGCACGACGATGATGTCCTTCTTCCCTCTTTTTTGAAAGAAGGGGTGGGGTTTATGTTGAATCATCCCGAATTGGTAGCATTGGCCTGTAACGGGTACGAGATCGATTCCGACGGAATCAGGATAGGCAATCTCCATAATCCTAAAAGGCGAAAGAGCGTGGAGTTTTTTTCCTCCGTGGTAGATATGGTCAACCTCTATATGAAAACTTTCATGGCCTTCCCCTCCGTCATATACAGAGGGGAGTTTCTTGCGGGTGTAGAGGTTCCCAGTCGATTCGGCCAGTTGATGGATGTTGTGTTTCTCACGGAATTGGCCCGAAAGGGCGGTTTGGCATACCTAAATAAGCGTCTTTTTGAGTATAGGGTCCATGGCGGTCAGGACTCCACCGTTTTCAAGGAAGACGATTGGCGACTTCTGGAAAAGTATTATCTGTCTTTATCGAAAGATTTCCCAAGATTATCCTGGAGGATAAAAGTATATCTAGTTAGGCGCAGACTATCCAGATATTGGAAAAAGATAAAGCGAAAGTTGTTTTGTTGAATTGGTTTTGCGGTTTGGGAGGGATATTTCAGTGCACATCTGTATGATAGGAACAGGCTACGTCGGACTCGTGACGGGAACCTGCCTTGCCGAGGTGGGACACAGCGTCTGGTGCGTCGACGTTGACGGATCCAAAATAGAACGACTTAAAAACGGGGAGATCCCCATATACGAACCGGGCCTGGAGGACGTGGTTTCCCGCAACGTGAAACAGGGGAGGCTGAGATTTACCACCGACCTGAAGGAAGCTCTGGACGACAGCCCTTTCGTGTTCATCGCCGTGGGTACGCCTCCGGGAGAGGATGGTTCCGCAGATCTTCGGTACGTTCTAGACGCGGCCAGACAGATAGGATCCGCCATGGACGACTACAAAATCGTGGTGGTGAAATCCACCGTTCCGGTGGGGACTACGGAAAAGGCGAGGCTGTGCGTTTCGGAAGAGCTCGGTATAAGGGGACGAGACGACCTCGACTTCGACGTGGCGTTTTGTCCCGAGTTCCTCAAGGAAGGCTCGGCCATAGACGACTTCATGAGCCCCGACAGGGTGGTTATAGGGACGGACAATCAGAAGACCGCTGATCTGCTGGGGGAGCTTTTCTCCGCCTTCAGTTTCAGGGAAGACCGGATAATATTCATGTCCATTCCATCGGCGGAGCTCACAAAATACGCGTCCAACTCTATGCTGGCCACCAGGATCAGCTTCATGAACCAGCTCGCCCGTTTTTGCGAGAAAATCGGAGCGGACATAGACCAGGTTCGCCACGGAATGGGAAGCGACGGTCGGATAGGATCGGCCTTTCTGTATCCCGGAGTGGGATACGGTGGATCCTGCTTTCCTAAAGACGTGAAAGCCCTCATTCACTCCGGCAGAAGCCATGGAGTTCCGATGACACTTCTGGAATCGGTGGAGGAGATAAACAAGAGCCAGAGAAAGTGGTTCTTCGATAAGATACTGAGCCACTACGGAGCGGACATATCGGGCAAGATCTTCGCTATCTGGGGGCTCAGCTTCAAGCCCAACACGGACGATATAAGGGAGGCCCCTGCACTGGACATAATTCCATGGCTGCTTGAAAAAGGGGCGGGTGTTAGGGCCTACGACCCGGTGGCACAGGAAAACGCCAAGGCGGCGTTGCCGAATACGGAGGGCATAGTCTACTGCGACGATAACTATCAAGCTCTGGAGAACACCGATGCCTTGATTCTGCTTACCGAATGGCTCCCATTTCGCCGTCCCGAGTTCGACATGATGAAAGATCTGATGAGAGGGCACGTCCTTTTCGACGGAAGAAATCAATATAGGCCGGACCGGATGGCGGAGCTGGGGTTCGTTTATTACGGGATAGGCAGGTATGTAAGATAAACTAGAGGCCGATTCCGTTCGGGGTCGGCCTCTATGATTTCATGCCTTGAAAAGCTTCATTATCTCCTCGAAACAGTCCACCGTTTCCCTTGAGGAGAACTTGGGGCTTAGTCTTTCTCTGATGGTGACCAGGTCCTCGACCGACTCCTTCGTGCCGTAGACTCTGTATATCTCCGCCAACGTGGGGATTATGTGTTTTAACAGAGATGGATCCTTCTTGAAATGTCCGATGCCGCCTCTCTCTCCGAAGTAGGATCCCACCACCTGGTCCAGGTTCTCAGGCGTGGCGTGTCCCATCCAGTAGCTGGCGAAACAGACTGTTGGTTTTTGAGATAAAATCGACTCTATTGCCGACGTCGATGCGGCGCACACCGCGTTCGAGCGATCTATCCAAGGTCTGGGGTCCGGCTTTGTTCCGATCACGTTTACGCATTGCTCTCCCATTTTACGGTTTATGGCCGCCGCCATATTTCGAAACTTCAGCAATCGCCAACCGCCGCCTCCTACGACTGTTATGGAGGCGGAGGGGATCGCCTTTTTTAGTTCTTCCATGTGTTCCATAAGGTACACCATGCCGGGGGTCTTGTAACCGCTGAGGCGACCGAAACAGGTTATGACGAATGGGTCTTTAGGGGGAAGCGGAGTCGCCCTGACCGCCGTGTCGAGAGGCCTCGGAAGCTTCATTATGGGGGTTCCCGACGAGTGCCGAGGGAGGGTTTGAAGTATGGGGTCCTCCGCGCCGGCCCATGCGTCGCTCCATTTTACTAGCGAGGAGACGTCCCTTCCGGGTTTATCCGTTTTTTCCAGGTGATCGAGAAAGTAGGTTACCACCGGTTTGTCCAGTATCCTCTTAAGTCTGGTTGCCAGAGGGAAGGATCGTCTGGAATCGGTCATTATGACGTCCGGATCGAATTCCCTGCCCTTCTTATCGAACCAACGGTTGCCTACCGTAAGGGATGGACATTGTATAACCTTGATCCCTTCTTCTCTGTATCGGCTCTGAAAACCCTTGCCGGCCCATCGACCCAGCACCGCCACCTGATGCCCCGCTCTGCTGAGAGCCGTTCCGACATGAAGGATGTACGATGTAACTCCGTCTATTATCAGTGAGTCGGAGCAGAAGAGTATCTTATAGCCCATGGTAGTGGCCTCTCTTTCCTCGATCTGTGAGTTTTTCGCTGTCATTGTACATCAAAAGACGGTTTAATACCCTTGCGTCTTCGGAAAGTGATGCTATAATACGTTTTGAGGGCTTTTCGCCCCACCGAAGGACTTTGACAACTTGACCTTTGGATCAAACAGTTTCGATAGTCGCGACGATATCCCGATGGCAGGAAAGGAGGTGCACGACCCCCAGCCAACAAGGAAGGAGCGACTTGAGAAAACGCATCGGTTCCGAACAGGGACGAAGTGCCGTAGTCGGAGAAGGAAACGAGGAAACTTCCCGGACGAAAGCCCTTTAGATCCCCTAGGTTCCGAGCGGATATAAAACACCTAACCAAGGGGGTTACTAAACATGAAGAAACTTTGTGCACTTCTGGCAGTCGTGGCTCTTGTGGCTTTCGCCGCTCCCGCCTTCGCCGCCAATCCTTTCATGGACGTTCCTATGAACCACTGGGCCTACGATGCAGTGGGACAGCTTGCCGCCAGGGGAATCATCTCCGGTTATCCCGACGGCACCTTCAAGGGCAACCAGCCTATCACCCGTTACGAGATGGCTTCCGTGACCGCTCGTGCTCTGGCCGTTATCGACATGGAGAAGGCCAGCAAGCAGGATGTCGAGATGCTGAAGAGACTCGTCGTCGAGTTCAAGGACGAGCTTGATGCTCTCGGCGTAAAGGTCGACAAGATCGACAGCCGTGTGGCCGTTCTCGAGGAGAACATCGGCGGATGGAAGTTCTGGGGCGAGTTCCGCTTCGACGCTAAGTTCACCGACGGACAGGGCGCCTATCTTGGCGGAACCGACGACACCGACTTCTCCGTAAGCCGTTACCGTATCTGGATGAGAAAGACCGTTGACGACAAGGTCACCTTCACCGCCCGTCTCGGCGTTAACGACGGCACCGACGTCAACTGGGACCGTTACTGGGTAGACGTCAAGCTTCCCTGGGACGTTAACATGATGGTAGGCCGCTGGCTCATCGACTGGGAAGGCGACGATGGTCTCTACACCGATAACGATGCTTTCTTCACCGACCGTACTTTGAACGGTTTCTACTTCCAGAAGAGCTTCGGAATGGGTGAGGTTGCCGCTTATGCATCTCACGGCGATCTTGGCCTTGATGTCAACGCTCTCAACCAGGCTGTTATCGATGTCGACGGTTATGAGTACGGTGCTCGTGCCAAGTTCAACTTCAACGAGACCTTCTGGCTCTCCTTGAACGGAATCTGGTTCAGTCCCGATTTCATCAACGGAGTCGCCGCCAACAACGCCGACCTCCAGAACCTTTGGGCTGCCGCCGGTGTCAACTTCAACTCCAACATCGCCTTCAAGGCTATGTACATCGATCAGGATCTTGACGCTTTCAACGGTGCTATGGGCGAGGGTAAGAACCTCAGAGCTATCCTTGACGTCAAGCAGGAGGCCCTTAAGTTCACCTCTCTGTGGATCGAGTACAACGATTTCGACGACAACTTCCTTGCTATCACCGACGATCCCTGGAACAACTACGGTGGTGGACCCTTCGGTCGTACTCTTGGACTTAACTACGATTCTCTTATCTTCGTTAAGGCCGAGCAGAAGTGGAACGATAAGTGGACCACTTTCGAG from Dethiosulfovibrio faecalis includes:
- the rfbF gene encoding glucose-1-phosphate cytidylyltransferase yields the protein MKVVILAGGFGTRISEESHLKPKPMIEIGGKPILWHIMKIYSHYGFDDFVVCLGYKGQVIKEFFANYYLHMSDVTFDFRDSNRLTVHSNAAEPWKVTLVDTGLNTMTGGRVKRVAPYLEEGTFMLTYGDGVSDVPIDRLLEFHRSHGKTVTVTAIQPAGRFGALDMDEKGSVSGFQEKPKGDGSWINGGFFVLERSFLDRLGDDDTVLERAPLEGVAKDGQLMAYRHRGFWQPMDTLRDKIKLDEAWETGQAPWKIW
- the rfbG gene encoding CDP-glucose 4,6-dehydratase translates to MNKIDKSFWNGRSVFVTGHTGFKGGWLSLWLSSLGARVHGYALDPPTSPSFFDALKLDDMIDSTIGDVRNLDLMIAEMKRTSPEIVFHMAAQPLVRESYKNPIETYDVNVMGTAKVLEAVRKTPSVRAVVVITTDKCYENGERIWGYREDEPLGGYDPYSSSKACSEIVASAYRRSYFNPDDYDRHRVALATARAGNVLGGGDWAKDRLVPDCFRSILAGEPVIIRSPYAVRPWQHVLEPLSGYLCLGKLLYQAGPEYGESWNFGPLDRDEQTVEKVVGKLCELWGDRAGYEIGEDPERLHEASMLRLDCSKSRFRLDWLPEWSLEQALLASVEWTKAWSNGASSDEMTTISVDQIDKYSNGES
- the rfbH gene encoding lipopolysaccharide biosynthesis protein RfbH; translated protein: MTEKEALRKEILELVGRYCDMEDDARSYRTGDRIPYGGRVYDSREVTALVNASLDFWLTAGPEASGFESEFADFLNIRHCSLVNSGSSANLLAFMALTSPLLGDRKISRGDEVITVAAGFPTTVAPVVQYGAVPVFVDVSLPTADVDVHMLEDALSEKTKAVMIAHTLGNPFDLASVKDFCDSHNLWLVEDNCDALGSKYLMDGKWRYTGTIGHLGTSSFYPPHHMTMGEGGAVYTDDPLLHRIVRSMRDWGRDCTCPSGVDNSCGHRFTGRYGELPEGYDHKYVYSHLGYNLKATDLQAAIGRIQIEKLSDFVEARKKNWAYLRKRMDRYSDRLILPEATENSDPSWFGFLLTVRDGAGFSRDEAVRHLESRGIQTRMLFAGNLIKHPCFDDMRKQGIGYRQIGPLATTDRIMTDSFWIGVYPGLDERRLNAMAEAIEELCER
- a CDS encoding NAD-dependent epimerase/dehydratase family protein; the protein is MKSSARGDLLRSWLDPLADLAMDLADDLKGSRILLTGGTGFVGTWITSLLMAMKDRGAAFDLAILSRKPNVLRARLGAFFDLSSLELIPSDLTAPPLELPRFDMAIHAAGEISPGVTWPMVEKSLVSATGSVADELGKNGCRRFLFISSGAVYGDSGNPGGVAENCCLAPDPCGGDIYGNAKRWAETLSLMYGRKWGMEVTIARCFAFSGFFLPLNGRFALGNFISDGIKKDPVVVRGTGTPLRSYLDGSDMALWLLTLLVRGKDGRPYNVGSPYPISIGDTAAMVADMSGTRVEILNGQDGRGDYYPATDRIEEDLGLNPTVDLVESIERTIVWNGGDVL
- a CDS encoding thiamine pyrophosphate-binding protein, with amino-acid sequence MKASDWIARYLADIGVDTVFEMIGGMTTHMLDSIYREGRSRIVTVHHEQAGAIAACGWAQVKGLPGVALATSGPGAVNLLTGIGTCYFDSIPAVFLTGQVNRNELSTGFSMRQLGFQETDVVSMAKAVTKGAVQVTDPEDTPKIMDWAFKTAMEGRPGPVLIDIPMDVQRGEITEPYDAPELTKDPDKGSICGADRFLDRVRNSLCKANRPLILVGSGVVRSGISEEVSSLVRKLKVPSVFSLMGKGTLKDCGELSVGMIGTYGNRWANYALARCDLLLVLGSRLDIRQTGVDTEGFTRQKEVFQVDIDPSEIEGRITATESLVADLRSLVPLMADKIMPAPSFDDWRSEISERRRLWDDTEELGRIEGINPNGFMRMLGLRSPDASAFVTDIGANQMWAAQSLDTDGRPFISSGGMGAMGYALPAAMGASIGFGQTPVVVVVGDGGMQCNIQELQTIVRNKLPLKIVVMDNGSLGMVRQFQEAYLGGRYPGTVWGYDAPDFCRVAEAYGIEARRVEDPAFVEDALAWLWRDPEKPSLLSVRILPGVGVAPKMAFGKGLDEMEPER
- a CDS encoding glycosyltransferase family 2 protein, encoding MSSKIGVCILSYNRPEYLRKAIESVLNQSLRPSWIEIMDNGSDPSVRESVRGWIEDGSILWKGESVNKGVHWNFQKALTRGDSMDYLYIMHDDDVLLPSFLKEGVGFMLNHPELVALACNGYEIDSDGIRIGNLHNPKRRKSVEFFSSVVDMVNLYMKTFMAFPSVIYRGEFLAGVEVPSRFGQLMDVVFLTELARKGGLAYLNKRLFEYRVHGGQDSTVFKEDDWRLLEKYYLSLSKDFPRLSWRIKVYLVRRRLSRYWKKIKRKLFC
- a CDS encoding UDP-glucose dehydrogenase family protein, whose translation is MHICMIGTGYVGLVTGTCLAEVGHSVWCVDVDGSKIERLKNGEIPIYEPGLEDVVSRNVKQGRLRFTTDLKEALDDSPFVFIAVGTPPGEDGSADLRYVLDAARQIGSAMDDYKIVVVKSTVPVGTTEKARLCVSEELGIRGRDDLDFDVAFCPEFLKEGSAIDDFMSPDRVVIGTDNQKTADLLGELFSAFSFREDRIIFMSIPSAELTKYASNSMLATRISFMNQLARFCEKIGADIDQVRHGMGSDGRIGSAFLYPGVGYGGSCFPKDVKALIHSGRSHGVPMTLLESVEEINKSQRKWFFDKILSHYGADISGKIFAIWGLSFKPNTDDIREAPALDIIPWLLEKGAGVRAYDPVAQENAKAALPNTEGIVYCDDNYQALENTDALILLTEWLPFRRPEFDMMKDLMRGHVLFDGRNQYRPDRMAELGFVYYGIGRYVR
- a CDS encoding glycosyltransferase, translating into MGYKILFCSDSLIIDGVTSYILHVGTALSRAGHQVAVLGRWAGKGFQSRYREEGIKVIQCPSLTVGNRWFDKKGREFDPDVIMTDSRRSFPLATRLKRILDKPVVTYFLDHLEKTDKPGRDVSSLVKWSDAWAGAEDPILQTLPRHSSGTPIMKLPRPLDTAVRATPLPPKDPFVITCFGRLSGYKTPGMVYLMEHMEELKKAIPSASITVVGGGGWRLLKFRNMAAAINRKMGEQCVNVIGTKPDPRPWIDRSNAVCAASTSAIESILSQKPTVCFASYWMGHATPENLDQVVGSYFGERGGIGHFKKDPSLLKHIIPTLAEIYRVYGTKESVEDLVTIRERLSPKFSSRETVDCFEEIMKLFKA
- a CDS encoding S-layer homology domain-containing protein, with product MKKLCALLAVVALVAFAAPAFAANPFMDVPMNHWAYDAVGQLAARGIISGYPDGTFKGNQPITRYEMASVTARALAVIDMEKASKQDVEMLKRLVVEFKDELDALGVKVDKIDSRVAVLEENIGGWKFWGEFRFDAKFTDGQGAYLGGTDDTDFSVSRYRIWMRKTVDDKVTFTARLGVNDGTDVNWDRYWVDVKLPWDVNMMVGRWLIDWEGDDGLYTDNDAFFTDRTLNGFYFQKSFGMGEVAAYASHGDLGLDVNALNQAVIDVDGYEYGARAKFNFNETFWLSLNGIWFSPDFINGVAANNADLQNLWAAAGVNFNSNIAFKAMYIDQDLDAFNGAMGEGKNLRAILDVKQEALKFTSLWIEYNDFDDNFLAITDDPWNNYGGGPFGRTLGLNYDSLIFVKAEQKWNDKWTTFERYGAASGNVGVEDTKNMTFGVKYYYTPALAFELAYDDIQDRQGVAGADDHLIRLRTHVKF